One window from the genome of Breoghania sp. L-A4 encodes:
- a CDS encoding 2-oxoglutarate dehydrogenase E1 component: MARQDANEAFALTSFLYGANAAYIEELYARYQTDPGSLDAEWQDFFSKLKDAPDDVLKQAKGASWKRADWPRPDSGDLISALDGDWPATEAAIGDKIKGKAAAKGNEMSEAQVQQATRDSVRALMMIRAYRMRGHLHADLDPLKLEPPKDHVELHPVTYGFTDADWDRKIFLDHVLGLEFATIREMLEILKRTYCSTLGVEFMHISDPAEKAWIQERIEGPDKQVTFTPEGKRAILNKLIEAEGFEKFLDVKYTGTKRFGLDGGEALLPALEQIIKRGGQLGLKEIVLGMAHRGRLNVLSQVMGKPLRAIFHEFKGGSFTPDDVEGSGDVKYHLGASSDREFDGNNVHLSLTANPSHLEIVNPVVLGKARAKQDQHSTVDGKWVETVDVDRSKVLPLLLHGDAAFAGQGVVAECFGLSALRGHRTGGSIHFIINNQIGFTTNPRFSRSSPYPSDVAKMIEAPIFHVNGDDPEAVVFAAKIATEFRQAFGKPVVIDMFCYRRFGHNEGDEPAFTQPIMYAKIRQHPTTLQIYADKLIAQGIITGEELDSMRANRRATIDEEFEAGQSYMPNKADWLDGRWTGFKQAVDFDDPRRGQTGIPMDMLRHIGEKLSSVPEGFNAHRTIRRFLANRAKMLETGKNIDWATAEAFAFGSLLMDGHKVRLSGQDVERGTFSQRHSVLYDQETEDRYIPLANLSKDQERYEVINSMLSEEAVLGFEYGYTLAEPNALTLWEAQFGDFANGAQVIFDQFLSSGERKWLRMSGLVCLLPHGYEGQGPEHSSARLERYLQMCAEDNMQVAYCSTPANYFHILRRQMNRDFRKPLILMTPKSLLRHKRCVSTLEELGPDSSFHRLLWDDAELHPEEGIKLAKDDKIRRVVLCTGKVYFDLQEEREKLGLNDVYLLRVEQLYPFPTKALVHELGRFKNADVVWCQEEPKNMGSWYHVQPYIEWVLTQIDAEHKRPRYVGRPAAAATATGLMSKHQAQLQAFLAEAFAEG, translated from the coding sequence ATGGCACGGCAGGACGCGAACGAAGCTTTCGCACTGACGTCGTTCCTCTACGGCGCCAACGCAGCCTATATCGAAGAACTCTATGCGCGCTATCAGACGGATCCCGGTTCCCTTGACGCGGAGTGGCAGGATTTCTTCTCCAAGCTGAAGGACGCGCCCGATGACGTTCTCAAGCAGGCGAAGGGCGCCTCCTGGAAGCGCGCCGACTGGCCCAGGCCCGATTCCGGCGATCTGATTTCCGCGCTGGACGGTGACTGGCCGGCGACGGAAGCGGCGATCGGCGACAAGATCAAGGGCAAGGCGGCGGCCAAGGGCAACGAGATGTCCGAGGCGCAGGTGCAGCAGGCCACGCGCGATTCCGTGCGCGCCCTGATGATGATCCGCGCCTACCGCATGCGCGGCCACCTGCATGCGGATCTCGACCCGCTGAAGCTCGAGCCGCCCAAGGATCACGTCGAGCTGCATCCGGTCACCTACGGCTTCACCGACGCCGACTGGGACCGCAAGATCTTCCTCGACCACGTGCTGGGGCTCGAGTTCGCGACCATCCGCGAGATGCTCGAGATCCTCAAGCGCACCTATTGCTCGACGCTGGGCGTCGAGTTCATGCACATTTCCGATCCGGCGGAGAAGGCCTGGATCCAGGAGCGCATCGAAGGCCCCGACAAGCAGGTCACCTTCACGCCGGAAGGCAAGCGCGCCATCCTCAACAAGCTGATCGAGGCCGAGGGCTTCGAGAAGTTCCTGGACGTGAAATACACCGGCACCAAGCGCTTCGGCCTTGATGGCGGTGAGGCGCTGCTGCCCGCGCTGGAGCAGATCATCAAGCGCGGCGGCCAGCTCGGCCTGAAGGAAATCGTCCTCGGCATGGCCCACCGCGGCCGCCTCAACGTGCTCTCCCAGGTGATGGGCAAGCCGTTGCGCGCCATCTTTCACGAGTTCAAGGGTGGGTCGTTCACGCCCGACGACGTGGAAGGCTCGGGCGATGTGAAGTATCACCTCGGCGCCTCGTCGGACCGGGAGTTCGACGGCAACAACGTGCATCTGTCGCTGACCGCCAATCCCTCGCACCTGGAAATCGTCAATCCGGTGGTGCTGGGCAAGGCGCGGGCCAAGCAGGACCAGCATTCCACGGTCGACGGCAAGTGGGTGGAAACGGTCGACGTCGATCGATCCAAGGTGCTGCCGTTGCTTCTGCACGGCGATGCGGCGTTTGCCGGCCAGGGCGTTGTCGCGGAATGCTTCGGCCTTTCGGCCCTGCGTGGGCATCGCACCGGCGGCTCGATCCACTTCATCATCAACAACCAGATCGGGTTTACGACGAATCCGCGCTTCTCGCGCTCCTCGCCGTATCCGTCCGATGTGGCGAAGATGATCGAGGCGCCGATCTTTCATGTGAACGGCGACGATCCGGAAGCGGTGGTCTTCGCGGCCAAGATCGCAACCGAGTTCCGTCAGGCGTTCGGCAAGCCCGTCGTCATCGACATGTTCTGCTACCGCCGCTTCGGCCACAACGAGGGCGACGAGCCGGCGTTTACCCAGCCGATCATGTACGCCAAGATCCGCCAGCATCCCACGACGCTGCAGATCTACGCCGACAAGCTGATCGCTCAAGGCATCATTACGGGCGAGGAACTGGATTCCATGCGCGCCAACCGGCGCGCGACCATCGACGAGGAGTTCGAGGCCGGTCAGTCCTACATGCCCAACAAGGCGGACTGGCTGGACGGGCGCTGGACAGGCTTCAAGCAGGCGGTCGACTTCGACGACCCGCGCCGCGGCCAGACCGGCATCCCGATGGACATGCTGCGGCACATCGGCGAAAAGCTCTCGTCGGTGCCGGAGGGTTTCAACGCCCACCGCACCATCCGCCGCTTCCTCGCCAATCGCGCCAAGATGCTGGAGACGGGCAAGAACATCGACTGGGCCACAGCGGAAGCTTTCGCCTTCGGTTCGCTGCTGATGGACGGCCACAAGGTGCGCCTGTCGGGGCAGGACGTGGAACGCGGTACCTTCTCGCAGCGCCATTCCGTGCTCTACGATCAGGAGACCGAGGATCGCTACATCCCGCTCGCCAACCTGAGCAAGGACCAGGAGCGCTACGAGGTCATCAACTCGATGCTGTCGGAGGAAGCGGTGCTCGGCTTCGAGTACGGCTACACCCTGGCCGAGCCCAACGCGCTGACCCTGTGGGAAGCGCAGTTCGGCGACTTCGCCAACGGCGCGCAGGTGATCTTCGATCAGTTCCTGTCGTCGGGCGAGCGCAAGTGGCTGCGCATGTCGGGCCTCGTCTGCCTGCTGCCGCACGGCTACGAGGGCCAGGGTCCGGAGCATTCCTCCGCCCGTCTGGAGCGCTATCTGCAGATGTGCGCAGAGGACAACATGCAGGTCGCCTACTGCTCGACGCCGGCCAACTATTTCCACATCCTGCGCCGTCAGATGAACCGGGACTTCCGCAAGCCGCTGATCCTGATGACGCCGAAGTCGCTGCTGCGCCACAAGCGTTGCGTGTCGACGCTGGAGGAACTGGGGCCGGATTCGAGCTTCCATCGTCTCCTGTGGGACGACGCGGAACTGCATCCCGAAGAAGGCATCAAGCTCGCCAAGGACGACAAGATCCGTCGCGTCGTGCTTTGCACCGGCAAGGTCTATTTCGATTTGCAGGAAGAGCGCGAAAAGCTGGGTCTGAACGACGTCTATCTGCTGCGCGTCGAACAACTCTACCCGTTCCCGACCAAGGCTCTGGTGCACGAACTCGGCCGCTTCAAGAATGCCGATGTGGTGTGGTGTCAGGAAGAGCCCAAGAACATGGGCTCGTGGTATCATGTCCAGCCCTACATCGAATGGGTGCTGACGCAGATCGACGCGGAGCACAAACGTCCCCGCTACGTCGGTCGCCCGGCCGCCGCGGCCACGGCCACGGGCCTCATGTCCAAGCATCAGGCGCAGCTCCAGGCATTCCTGGCCGAAGCCTTCGCGGAAGGTTGA
- the lpdA gene encoding dihydrolipoyl dehydrogenase — MSQYDLVVIGSGPGGYVCAIKAAQLGQKVAVVEKRASHGGTCLNVGCIPSKALLHTSELFEEAGHAFEGFGIKVGKPKLDLKAMMGHKTQVVDANTSGVGFLFKKNKIEAFQGTGKIVGKGKVEVALEDGKTQVLEAKNIVIATGSDVTPLPGVEIDEKQIVSSTGALELDKVPGKMIVVGAGVIGLELGSVWRRLGAEVTVVEYLDRILPGMDNDVAKQFQRMLAKQGIIFKLSSKVAGVKKSGKTLEVVVEPAAGEAAAETLEADVVLVAIGRRPYVHGLGLEEVGVALDERGRVKTDAHYKTNVDGIYAIGDVIAGPMLAHKAEDEGAALAEILSGQAGHVNYDVIPGVVYTMPEVASVGKTEEELKAAGVKYKAGKFPFTANGRARAMGHTDGFVKILADAATDRVLGAHIVGAGAGEMIHEAVVLMEFGGSSEDLARTCHAHPTQSEAVREAAMATYGKPIHM; from the coding sequence ATGTCCCAATATGATCTCGTCGTCATCGGCTCCGGCCCCGGTGGCTATGTGTGCGCCATCAAGGCGGCCCAGCTCGGCCAGAAGGTCGCCGTTGTCGAGAAGCGCGCCAGTCATGGTGGAACCTGCCTGAACGTCGGCTGCATCCCGTCCAAGGCGCTGCTGCACACCTCGGAGCTGTTCGAGGAAGCCGGCCACGCCTTCGAAGGGTTCGGAATCAAGGTCGGCAAGCCGAAGCTCGATCTGAAGGCAATGATGGGCCACAAGACGCAGGTCGTGGACGCCAACACCTCCGGCGTCGGCTTCCTGTTCAAGAAGAACAAGATCGAGGCCTTCCAGGGCACCGGCAAGATTGTTGGCAAAGGCAAGGTTGAGGTCGCGCTTGAGGACGGTAAGACGCAGGTTCTCGAGGCGAAGAACATCGTCATCGCCACGGGGTCCGATGTGACGCCGCTGCCGGGCGTCGAAATCGACGAGAAGCAAATCGTCTCCTCCACCGGCGCGCTGGAACTCGACAAGGTTCCTGGCAAGATGATCGTCGTCGGCGCGGGTGTGATCGGTTTGGAGCTGGGCTCTGTCTGGCGCCGTCTCGGCGCCGAGGTGACCGTGGTCGAATACCTCGATCGTATCCTGCCGGGCATGGACAACGATGTCGCCAAGCAGTTCCAGCGCATGCTGGCCAAGCAGGGCATCATCTTCAAGCTGTCGTCCAAGGTCGCCGGCGTCAAAAAATCTGGCAAGACGCTCGAGGTTGTCGTCGAGCCGGCCGCCGGCGAAGCGGCTGCCGAGACCCTGGAGGCCGATGTGGTGCTCGTCGCCATCGGCCGTCGCCCCTACGTGCACGGGCTCGGCCTTGAAGAGGTCGGGGTTGCGCTGGACGAGCGCGGCCGGGTGAAGACCGACGCGCACTACAAGACCAATGTGGACGGCATTTACGCCATTGGCGACGTGATCGCGGGTCCGATGCTGGCGCACAAGGCCGAGGACGAGGGCGCGGCTTTGGCCGAGATCCTGTCCGGTCAGGCCGGCCACGTGAATTACGACGTCATCCCGGGAGTGGTCTACACGATGCCGGAAGTCGCATCCGTGGGCAAAACGGAAGAGGAGCTGAAGGCTGCCGGCGTCAAATACAAGGCAGGCAAGTTCCCCTTCACGGCCAACGGACGCGCCCGGGCCATGGGTCATACGGACGGGTTCGTGAAGATCCTGGCGGATGCCGCAACCGACCGCGTTCTGGGCGCGCATATCGTCGGCGCGGGCGCCGGCGAGATGATCCACGAAGCGGTGGTGCTGATGGAGTTCGGTGGTTCATCCGAGGATCTCGCGCGTACCTGCCACGCGCACCCGACCCAGTCGGAAGCTGTGCGCGAGGCTGCCATGGCGACCTACGGCAAACCGATCCATATGTGA
- the odhB gene encoding 2-oxoglutarate dehydrogenase complex dihydrolipoyllysine-residue succinyltransferase, with protein MATEIRVPTLGESVTEATIAQWYKKPGDAIAADEPLVELETDKVTIEVPAPSAGVLESIVVEEGVTVEVGALLGMLKEGSGASSPAASAPAEPASKPAAAPAAPAEGGADMPPAPAARKLMAEQGVSAAAVEGTGKRGQVLKGDVMAAIEAGTSAPSAPAASVRAPVAVEDGPREERVRMTKLRQTIAKRLKDAQNTAAMLTTFNEVDMGPVMELRKQYKDLFEKKHGVKLGFMGFFTKAVCHALKEIPAVNGEVDGTDIIYKNFCHIGVAVGTEKGLVVPVVRDADQMTIAEIEKEIANLGRKARDGKLGMADMQGGTFTISNGGVYGSLMSTPILNAPQSGILGMHKIQDRPMAVGGEIKIRPMMYLALSYDHRIVDGKEAVTFLVRVKESLEDIQRLVLDL; from the coding sequence ATGGCAACGGAAATCCGCGTGCCCACGCTGGGCGAATCCGTGACCGAAGCCACCATCGCGCAGTGGTACAAGAAGCCCGGCGATGCGATAGCGGCCGACGAGCCGCTGGTCGAGCTTGAGACCGACAAGGTGACCATCGAGGTGCCTGCCCCCTCCGCAGGCGTGCTGGAGAGCATCGTCGTCGAAGAGGGCGTCACCGTTGAGGTTGGCGCGCTTCTGGGCATGCTGAAGGAAGGTTCCGGCGCGTCCTCCCCTGCCGCATCCGCTCCGGCTGAGCCTGCCTCCAAGCCCGCCGCGGCTCCGGCGGCTCCGGCTGAAGGCGGAGCCGACATGCCCCCGGCGCCGGCGGCCCGCAAGCTGATGGCCGAGCAGGGCGTCAGCGCCGCAGCCGTCGAAGGCACCGGCAAACGCGGTCAGGTTCTCAAGGGCGACGTGATGGCGGCGATCGAGGCGGGCACGAGCGCGCCCTCGGCTCCGGCCGCGTCCGTTCGCGCCCCGGTGGCCGTGGAAGACGGTCCGCGCGAGGAACGCGTGCGCATGACCAAGCTGCGCCAGACCATCGCCAAGCGGCTGAAGGACGCGCAGAACACCGCCGCCATGCTGACCACCTTCAACGAGGTGGACATGGGGCCGGTGATGGAATTGCGCAAGCAATACAAGGACCTGTTCGAAAAGAAGCACGGCGTGAAGCTGGGCTTCATGGGTTTCTTCACCAAGGCCGTCTGCCATGCGCTGAAGGAAATCCCGGCGGTCAACGGCGAAGTCGACGGCACCGATATCATCTACAAGAACTTCTGCCACATCGGCGTGGCGGTCGGCACGGAGAAGGGCCTCGTGGTGCCGGTGGTGCGTGACGCCGACCAGATGACGATCGCCGAGATCGAGAAGGAAATCGCCAATCTCGGCCGCAAGGCGCGCGACGGCAAGCTCGGCATGGCTGATATGCAGGGCGGCACCTTCACGATCTCCAACGGCGGCGTCTACGGTTCGCTGATGTCGACGCCGATCCTCAACGCGCCGCAGTCCGGTATCCTGGGCATGCACAAGATCCAGGACCGTCCGATGGCGGTTGGCGGCGAGATCAAGATCCGCCCGATGATGTATCTGGCGCTGAGCTACGATCACCGTATCGTCGACGGCAAGGAAGCGGTGACCTTCCTTGTGCGCGTCAAGGAAAGCCTGGAAGACATCCAGCGTCTCGTGCTGGATCTCTGA